In the genome of Drosophila subpulchrella strain 33 F10 #4 breed RU33 chromosome 2L, RU_Dsub_v1.1 Primary Assembly, whole genome shotgun sequence, one region contains:
- the LOC119548662 gene encoding uncharacterized protein LOC119548662 isoform X2: MNQVYFSRKNKDQGPCARVRKIRPINMGGNVEQRPWTPTVRIGRIAAETTNPGPATVQLPTLIGSKVPDSKKKAAPSYSFGHKLGGKYATSGPGPAQYNVTGMRAKGRDYPRAATLQSRPKELTRFSNPGPGEYDVVPAAKAVIDATPKYTFGQRPAALKTFQIPGPNHYQVVPLDVVKRRAPRYSFRIKVNVYFVNNPAPNSYCPEKVTQSKKNAPRYTFGRRTKIEHDQGTPAPGAYCPEKVKLNKTPEFSFGIKHHEQRPDYTPAPGTYKPEQVVQEHNPAYSFGLKTKHIQVSDTPAPGAYSPEKSRLHSTPAYSIAGKASQDVVDCTPAPGAYEPEKCVLSRTPAFSFGHRVDLAKSSDTPAPGTYNPEKVRMDHTPAFTLSGRPETRSVSETPAPGSYAPEKYRNDRTPAFTFGGKHEQRLESSTPAPGDYCPEKVRHDHNPAFSFAGRHELHKTSDTPAPGAYDTEKVRQDHNPAFTFAGRHDLQKPSETPAPGAYSPEKVRQDHNPAFSMAGKYIQKITSETPAPGDYCPEKVRLDHTPAYSFGVKNDPKVENNTPAPGDYHPEKVRQDHNPAYSFAGRHDLHKPSETPAPGAYSPEKVRQDHNPAFSMGGKYDQKIPNGTPAPGDYSPEKVRLDHTPAYSFGSKNDPKVENNTPAPGDYHPEKVRQDHNPAFTFAGRYDLQKPSETPAPGAYSPEKVRQDHNPAFSMAGKHIDKITNGTPAPGDYYPEKVRLDHTPAYTFGGKNDPKIENNTPAPGDYHPEKVRQDHNPAFTFAGRYDLQNPSDTPAPGAYSPEKVRQDHNPAFTMAGKHIDKITNGTPAPGDYSPEKVRLDHTPAYTFGGKNDPKIENHTPAPGDYHPEKVRQDHNPAFTFAGRYDLQKPSDTPAPGAYSPEKVRQDHNPAFTMGGKHIDKITNGTPAPGDYYPEKVRLDHTPAYTFGGKNDPKIENHTPAPGDYHPEKVRQDHTPAFTFAGRHDLHKPSETPAPGAYYPEKTRQDHNPAFSMAGKHIEKLTNGTPAPGDYCPEKVRLDHTPAYSFGSKNDPKVENNTPAPGDYHPEKVRQDHNPAFSVAGRHDLHKPSDTPAPGAYSPEKVRQDHNPAFSMAGKHIEKLTNGTPAPGDYYPEKVRLDHTPAYTFGGKNDPKIENHTPAPGDYHPEKVRQDHIPAFTFAGRHDLQKPSDTPAPGAYSPEKVRQDHNPAFSMAGKHIEKLTNGTPAPGDYYPEKVRLDHTPAYTFGGKNDPKIENNTPAPGDYHPEKVRQDHIPAFSFAGRHDLHKPSETPAPGAYSPEKVRQDHNPAFSMAGKHDPKISNDTPAPGDYSPEKCRLDHTPSYTFAGKNDPKIENHTPAPGDYHPEKVRQDHNPAFTFAGRHDLHKPSDTPAPGAYYPEKTRQDHNPAFSMTSRHIEKLTNGTPAPGDYCPEKVRLDHTPAYTFGSKNDPKVENNTPAPGDYHPEKVRQDHNPAFSFAGRHDLYKPCETPAPGDYSPEKVRQDHNPAFTMAGKHDPRVTNDTPAPGDYSPEKVRLDRAPAFSFGGKHDPKTEHHHPAPCDYAPERVRHDHTPAYTIAGRPAAEHVSQTPAPCDYHPEQCQVDSTPAFTFGMRLGRERISDTPAPSAYEPEKHSLHSTPAYSFGTKSDIRVTTDAPAPGHYHPEQCKLDSSPAYSFGLKTVPTASLPVRNNAECTTTTTNNAGGNSTTTTTTTTTTRTFVNGVEQPELLEKQTTKQVNGTHKELKSAPPAPLSNGHVKHSKIEAYTMQQVAHGQQESGDLKVVTSGKSDASATKAAAESHQRVVRTDGAIVTSGQSSRMQTVKYAVEASSVQEKIISS, translated from the exons ATGAACCAG gtATACTTTTCGAGAAAGAACAAGGATCAGGGACCCTGCGCCCGCGTCCGTAAGATTCGTCCAATAAACATGGGCGGCAATGTGGAGCAGCGTCCTTGGACTCCAACGGTCCGAATCGGTAGGATTGCAGCCGAAACTACCAATCCAGGTCCAGCCACCGTACAGCTTCCGACGTTGATCG GTAGCAAAGTTCCGGATTCGAAGAAGAAGGCTGCTCCCTCGTACTCCTTTGGTCACAAATTGGGCGGAAAGTATGCCACCTCTGGACCTGGTCCAGCGCAATACAATGTGACAGGTATGAGGGCGAAGGGTCGTGATTATCCCCGAGCAGCCACTCTGCAGAGTCGCCCCAAGGAACTGACCCGCTTCTCCAACCCCGGACCCGGCGAGTACGATGTGGTACCGGCTGCCAAGGCGGTGATCGATGCCACACCCAAATACACCTTTGGCCAACGACCGGCCGCCTTGAAGACCTTCCAGATTCCAG GTCCCAACCATTATCAAGTGGTGCCACTTGATGTCGTCAAGCGGCGAGCCCCACGATACTCCTTTCGCATTAAGGTTAACGTGTACTTTGTTAACAATCCAG CTCCGAATAGCTATTGCCCTGAAAAGGTCACGCAATCAAAAAAGAATGCGCCACGCTACACTTTCGGTAGACGAACTAAAATCGAACACGATCAGGGCACACCAG CTCCTGGCGCCTATTGTCCCGAAAAGGTGAAGCTCAACAAGACGCCGGAGTTCAGTTTTGGCATCAAACACCACGAACAGAGACCAGATTATACGCCAG CGCCGGGCACTTATAAACCCGAGCAGGTTGTCCAAGAACACAATCCCGCCTACAGCTTCGGCTTGAAAACCAAACACATTCAGGTCAGCGACACTCCAG CACCCGGCGCCTACAGCCCCGAAAAGTCGCGACTACACTCTACACCCGCTTACTCAATCGCAGGAAAGGCCTCCCAAGACGTTGTCGATTGTACTCCTG CCCCCGGAGCATACGAACCCGAGAAGTGCGTGCTGAGCAGGACGCCTGCCTTCAGCTTTGGCCACCGCGTGGACCTCGCCAAGTCCAGCGACACGCCCGCGCCGGGCACCTACAATCCCGAGAAGGTGCGGATGGACCACACGCCCGCCTTCACCCTCTCCGGACGCCCGGAAACGAGGTCCGTCAGCGAGACCCCGGCGCCCGGTTCGTATGCCCCGGAAAAGTACCGCAACGACCGAACGCCGGCCTTCACCTTCGGCGGTAAGCACGAGCAGCGACTCGAGAGCTCCACTCCGGCACCGGGCGACTACTGCCCCGAAAAAGTCCGGCACGATCACAATCCCGCTTTCTCATTCGCCGGTCGCCACGAATTGCACAAGACTAGCGACACTCCAGCACCCGGCGCCTATGATACGGAGAAAGTCCGGCAGGATCACAATCCCGCCTTCACCTTTGCCGGTCGTCATGATCTTCAGAAGCCCAGTGAAACTCCTGCCCCAGGTGCCTATTCCCCCGAGAAAGTTCGTCAAGACCACAATCCAGCTTTCTCCATGGCTGGAAAGTATATCCAGAAGATTACAAGCGAAACACCAGCTCCTGGTGACTACTGTCCCGAGAAGGTTAGATTAGATCACACTCCCGCCTATAGTTTTGGGGTGAAGAACGATCCGAAAGTAGAGAACAACACTCCAGCCCCTGGGGATTATCACCCCGAAAAGGTCAGGCAGGATCATAATCCTGCGTATTCCTTTGCTGGTCGCCACGACCTCCACAAACCCAGTGAGACTCCTGCTCCAGGAGCTTACTCTCCGGAGAAAGTAAGGCAAGATCACAATCCTGCTTTCTCGATGGGTGGAAAGTACGATCAGAAGATTCCTAATGGTACCCCTGCCCCAGGGGACTACAGTCCCGAAAAGGTTAGACTAGATCACACACCTGCTTATAGCTTTGGTAGTAAGAACGATCCGAAGGTGGAAAACAATACCCCCGCTCCAGGAGACTATCATCCTGAGAAGGTAAGGCAGGACCACAATCCCGCCTTCACCTTTGCTGGTCGGTATGATCTTCAAAAACCAAGTGAAACTCCTGCCCCCGGAGCCTATTCCCCCGAGAAGGTTCGGCAGGATCACAATCCTGCCTTTTCAATGGCTGGCAAACATATCGATAAGATAACAAATGGTACACCAGCTCCTGGTGACTACTATCCTGAAAAAGTTAGATTAGACCACACACCTGCCTACACTTTTGGTGGCAAAAACGATCCTAAAATAGAGAACAATACACCAGCTCCAGGTGATTATCATCCCGAGAAAGTTAGGCAAGATCACAATCCCGCCTTCACCTTTGCTGGTCGGTATGATCTTCAAAATCCTAGTGATACTCCTGCCCCTGGTGCCTATTCCCCCGAGAAAGTTCGTCAAGATCACAATCCTGCCTTTACAATGGCTGGCAAACATATCGATAAGATAACAAATGGTACACCAGCACCTGGTGACTACAGCCCAGAAAAAGTTCGATTAGATCACACACCTGCCTACACTTTTGGTGGCAAAAACGACCCCAAAATAGAAAACCATACCCCAGCTCCTGGTGACTATCATCCCGAGAAAGTTAGGCAAGATCACAATCCCGCCTTCACCTTTGCTGGTCGGTATGATCTTCAAAAACCCAGTGATACTCCTGCCCCTGGTGCCTATTCCCCCGAGAAGGTTCGTCAAGATCACAATCCTGCCTTTACAATGGGTGGCAAACATATCGATAAGATAACCAATGGTACACCAGCTCCTGGTGACTACTATCCTGAAAAAGTTAGATTAGACCACACACCTGCCTACACTTTTGGTGGCAAAAACGATCCCAAAATTGAAAACCATACTCCAGCTCCTGGTGACTATCATCCTGAGAAAGTTAGGCAAGATCACACTCCAGCCTTTACTTTCGCTGGCCGTCATGATCTTCACAAACCCAGCGAAACTCCCGCTCCAGGGGCCTACTACCCTGAAAAAACTAGACAGGATCATAATCCCGCCTTCTCAATGGCTGGCAAACACATCGAAAAGCTTACAAATGGCACTCCAGCTCCAGGAGATTACTGCCCAGAGAAGGTTCGCCTCGATCATACTCCAGCTTACAGCTTTGGTAGTAAGAACGATCCGAAGGTGGAGAACAATACCCCAGCTCCTGGGGACTATCATCCAGAAAAGGTTAGACAAGATCACAACCCCGCCTTCTCCGTCGCCGGACGTCATGATCTCCATAAACCAAGTGATACCCCCGCCCCTGGTGCCTATTCCCCCGAGAAAGTTCGCCAAGATCATAACCCAGCCTTTTCAATGGCTGGAAAACATATTGAAAAGCTTACAAATGGAACACCAGCTCCTGGTGACTACTATCCTGAAAAGGTTAGATTAGACCACACACCTGCCTACACTTTTGGTGGAAAAAACGATCCCAAAATTGAAAACCATACCCCAGCTCCAGGTGATTATCATCCTGAGAAAGTTAGGCAAGATCACATTCCAGCCTTTACTTTCGCTGGCCGTCATGATCTTCAAAAACCAAGTGATACCCCCGCCCCTGGTGCCTATTCACCCGAGAAAGTTCGCCAAGATCATAACCCAGCCTTTTCTATGGCTGGAAAACATATTGAAAAGCTTACAAATGGAACACCAGCTCCTGGTGACTACTATCCTGAAAAAGTAAGATTAGATCACACACCTGCCTACACTTTTGGTGGCAAAAACGATCCTAAAATAGAGAACAATACACCAGCTCCAGGTGATTATCATCCCGAGAAAGTTAGGCAAGATCACATTCCAGCCTTTTCTTTCGCTGGCCGTCATGATCTTCACAAACCCAGCGAAACTCCCGCTCCTGGAGCATATTCTCCGGAAAAAGTCCGACAAGATCATAACCCTGCATTCTCGATGGCTGGCAAACATGATCCTAAGATCTCTAATGATACTCCTGCCCCTGGTGACTATAGTCCCGAAAAGTGTCGTCTAGATCATACACCCTCCTATACGTTTGCTGGGAAAAATGATCCCAAAATAGAAAACCATACCCCAGCTCCTGGTGACTATCATCCTGAGAAAGTTAGGCAAGATCACAATCCAGCCTTTACTTTCGCTGGCCGTCATGATCTTCACAAACCCAGTGACACTCCCGCTCCAGGGGCCTACTATCCCGAAAAAACTAGACAGGATCATAATCCCGCCTTCTCAATGACTAGCAGACACATCGAAAAGCTTACAAATGGCACTCCAGCTCCTGGAGATTACTGCCCAGAGAAGGTTCGCTTAGATCATACTCCAGCTTATACCTTTGGTAGTAAGAACGATCCGAAGGTGGAAAACAATACCCCAGCTCCTGGGGACTATCATCCAGAGAAGGTTAGACAAGATCACAACCCCGCCTTTTCCTTCGCCGGACGTCATGATCTCTATAAGCCCTGTGAGACTCCCGCTCCGGGAGACTACTCTCCGGAGAAGGTTCGACAAGATCACAATCCAGCCTTTACAATGGCGGGAAAGCATGATCCTAGGGTCACCAATGACACGCCGGCACCTGGGGACTACAGCCCCGAGAAGGTGCGACTGGACCGAGCACCTGCATTCAGCTTTGGCGGCAAACATGACCCCAAAACGGAGCACCATCATCCTGCGCCATGCGACTACGCCCCCGAGAGAGTTCGCCACGACCATACACCCGCCTACACAATTGCAGGTCGTCCCGCCGCCGAGCACGTGAGCCAGACCCCGGCTCCCTGTGACTACCATCCGGAGCAGTGCCAGGTGGACAGCACGCCGGCGTTCACCTTTGGCATGCGACTGGGAAGGGAACGCATCTCGGACACGCCAG CACCCTCTGCTTATGAGCCGGAGAAGCACTCACTGCACTCCACACCCGCCTACAGCTTTGGCACCAAGTCGGACATCCGCGTGACCACCGATGCCCCAG CCCCCGGTCACTATCATCCCGAGCAGTGCAAGCTGGATAGCTCGCCAGCCTATAGTTTTGGCCTAAAGACAGTGCCAACTGCTTCGCTTCCAG TACGCAACAATGCGGAATGCACCACCACAACCACCAACAATGCTGGTGGCAACAGCACCACAACTaccaccacaaccaccaccactAGAACCTTTGTCAATGGAGTGGAGCAGCCGGAGTTGTTGGAAAAACAGACCACCAAGCAGGTGAATGGCACCCACAAAGAGCTTAAGTCCGCACCACCGGCACCACTGAGCAATGGCCATGTGAAGCACTCGAAGATCGAGGCCTACACGATGCAGCAGGTGGCCCACGGGCAGCAGGAGAGTGGTGACCTGAAAGTGGTGACCAGTGGTAAGTCGGATGCCAGTGCCACCAAGGCGGCGGCCGAGAGCCACCAGAGGGTGGTGCGTACAGATGGGGCCATCGTGACCAGCGGCCAATCCTCGAGGATGCAGACGGTCAAGTACGCTGTGGAGGCCAGCAGCGTGCAGGAGAAGATTATCAG CTCCTAA
- the LOC119548662 gene encoding uncharacterized protein LOC119548662 isoform X1, with translation MNQVYFSRKNKDQGPCARVRKIRPINMGGNVEQRPWTPTVRIGRIAAETTNPGPATVQLPTLIGSKVPDSKKKAAPSYSFGHKLGGKYATSGPGPAQYNVTGMRAKGRDYPRAATLQSRPKELTRFSNPGPGEYDVVPAAKAVIDATPKYTFGQRPAALKTFQIPGPNHYQVVPLDVVKRRAPRYSFRIKVNVYFVNNPAPNSYCPEKVTQSKKNAPRYTFGRRTKIEHDQGTPAPGAYCPEKVKLNKTPEFSFGIKHHEQRPDYTPAPGTYKPEQVVQEHNPAYSFGLKTKHIQVSDTPAPGAYSPEKSRLHSTPAYSIAGKASQDVVDCTPAPGAYEPEKCVLSRTPAFSFGHRVDLAKSSDTPAPGTYNPEKVRMDHTPAFTLSGRPETRSVSETPAPGSYAPEKYRNDRTPAFTFGGKHEQRLESSTPAPGDYCPEKVRHDHNPAFSFAGRHELHKTSDTPAPGAYDTEKVRQDHNPAFTFAGRHDLQKPSETPAPGAYSPEKVRQDHNPAFSMAGKYIQKITSETPAPGDYCPEKVRLDHTPAYSFGVKNDPKVENNTPAPGDYHPEKVRQDHNPAYSFAGRHDLHKPSETPAPGAYSPEKVRQDHNPAFSMGGKYDQKIPNGTPAPGDYSPEKVRLDHTPAYSFGSKNDPKVENNTPAPGDYHPEKVRQDHNPAFTFAGRYDLQKPSETPAPGAYSPEKVRQDHNPAFSMAGKHIDKITNGTPAPGDYYPEKVRLDHTPAYTFGGKNDPKIENNTPAPGDYHPEKVRQDHNPAFTFAGRYDLQNPSDTPAPGAYSPEKVRQDHNPAFTMAGKHIDKITNGTPAPGDYSPEKVRLDHTPAYTFGGKNDPKIENHTPAPGDYHPEKVRQDHNPAFTFAGRYDLQKPSDTPAPGAYSPEKVRQDHNPAFTMGGKHIDKITNGTPAPGDYYPEKVRLDHTPAYTFGGKNDPKIENHTPAPGDYHPEKVRQDHTPAFTFAGRHDLHKPSETPAPGAYYPEKTRQDHNPAFSMAGKHIEKLTNGTPAPGDYCPEKVRLDHTPAYSFGSKNDPKVENNTPAPGDYHPEKVRQDHNPAFSVAGRHDLHKPSDTPAPGAYSPEKVRQDHNPAFSMAGKHIEKLTNGTPAPGDYYPEKVRLDHTPAYTFGGKNDPKIENHTPAPGDYHPEKVRQDHIPAFTFAGRHDLQKPSDTPAPGAYSPEKVRQDHNPAFSMAGKHIEKLTNGTPAPGDYYPEKVRLDHTPAYTFGGKNDPKIENNTPAPGDYHPEKVRQDHIPAFSFAGRHDLHKPSETPAPGAYSPEKVRQDHNPAFSMAGKHDPKISNDTPAPGDYSPEKCRLDHTPSYTFAGKNDPKIENHTPAPGDYHPEKVRQDHNPAFTFAGRHDLHKPSDTPAPGAYYPEKTRQDHNPAFSMTSRHIEKLTNGTPAPGDYCPEKVRLDHTPAYTFGSKNDPKVENNTPAPGDYHPEKVRQDHNPAFSFAGRHDLYKPCETPAPGDYSPEKVRQDHNPAFTMAGKHDPRVTNDTPAPGDYSPEKVRLDRAPAFSFGGKHDPKTEHHHPAPCDYAPERVRHDHTPAYTIAGRPAAEHVSQTPAPCDYHPEQCQVDSTPAFTFGMRLGRERISDTPAPSAYEPEKHSLHSTPAYSFGTKSDIRVTTDAPAPGHYHPEQCKLDSSPAYSFGLKTVPTASLPEPRGVYIEDRIVQRRERRLASPVRNNAECTTTTTNNAGGNSTTTTTTTTTTRTFVNGVEQPELLEKQTTKQVNGTHKELKSAPPAPLSNGHVKHSKIEAYTMQQVAHGQQESGDLKVVTSGKSDASATKAAAESHQRVVRTDGAIVTSGQSSRMQTVKYAVEASSVQEKIISS, from the exons ATGAACCAG gtATACTTTTCGAGAAAGAACAAGGATCAGGGACCCTGCGCCCGCGTCCGTAAGATTCGTCCAATAAACATGGGCGGCAATGTGGAGCAGCGTCCTTGGACTCCAACGGTCCGAATCGGTAGGATTGCAGCCGAAACTACCAATCCAGGTCCAGCCACCGTACAGCTTCCGACGTTGATCG GTAGCAAAGTTCCGGATTCGAAGAAGAAGGCTGCTCCCTCGTACTCCTTTGGTCACAAATTGGGCGGAAAGTATGCCACCTCTGGACCTGGTCCAGCGCAATACAATGTGACAGGTATGAGGGCGAAGGGTCGTGATTATCCCCGAGCAGCCACTCTGCAGAGTCGCCCCAAGGAACTGACCCGCTTCTCCAACCCCGGACCCGGCGAGTACGATGTGGTACCGGCTGCCAAGGCGGTGATCGATGCCACACCCAAATACACCTTTGGCCAACGACCGGCCGCCTTGAAGACCTTCCAGATTCCAG GTCCCAACCATTATCAAGTGGTGCCACTTGATGTCGTCAAGCGGCGAGCCCCACGATACTCCTTTCGCATTAAGGTTAACGTGTACTTTGTTAACAATCCAG CTCCGAATAGCTATTGCCCTGAAAAGGTCACGCAATCAAAAAAGAATGCGCCACGCTACACTTTCGGTAGACGAACTAAAATCGAACACGATCAGGGCACACCAG CTCCTGGCGCCTATTGTCCCGAAAAGGTGAAGCTCAACAAGACGCCGGAGTTCAGTTTTGGCATCAAACACCACGAACAGAGACCAGATTATACGCCAG CGCCGGGCACTTATAAACCCGAGCAGGTTGTCCAAGAACACAATCCCGCCTACAGCTTCGGCTTGAAAACCAAACACATTCAGGTCAGCGACACTCCAG CACCCGGCGCCTACAGCCCCGAAAAGTCGCGACTACACTCTACACCCGCTTACTCAATCGCAGGAAAGGCCTCCCAAGACGTTGTCGATTGTACTCCTG CCCCCGGAGCATACGAACCCGAGAAGTGCGTGCTGAGCAGGACGCCTGCCTTCAGCTTTGGCCACCGCGTGGACCTCGCCAAGTCCAGCGACACGCCCGCGCCGGGCACCTACAATCCCGAGAAGGTGCGGATGGACCACACGCCCGCCTTCACCCTCTCCGGACGCCCGGAAACGAGGTCCGTCAGCGAGACCCCGGCGCCCGGTTCGTATGCCCCGGAAAAGTACCGCAACGACCGAACGCCGGCCTTCACCTTCGGCGGTAAGCACGAGCAGCGACTCGAGAGCTCCACTCCGGCACCGGGCGACTACTGCCCCGAAAAAGTCCGGCACGATCACAATCCCGCTTTCTCATTCGCCGGTCGCCACGAATTGCACAAGACTAGCGACACTCCAGCACCCGGCGCCTATGATACGGAGAAAGTCCGGCAGGATCACAATCCCGCCTTCACCTTTGCCGGTCGTCATGATCTTCAGAAGCCCAGTGAAACTCCTGCCCCAGGTGCCTATTCCCCCGAGAAAGTTCGTCAAGACCACAATCCAGCTTTCTCCATGGCTGGAAAGTATATCCAGAAGATTACAAGCGAAACACCAGCTCCTGGTGACTACTGTCCCGAGAAGGTTAGATTAGATCACACTCCCGCCTATAGTTTTGGGGTGAAGAACGATCCGAAAGTAGAGAACAACACTCCAGCCCCTGGGGATTATCACCCCGAAAAGGTCAGGCAGGATCATAATCCTGCGTATTCCTTTGCTGGTCGCCACGACCTCCACAAACCCAGTGAGACTCCTGCTCCAGGAGCTTACTCTCCGGAGAAAGTAAGGCAAGATCACAATCCTGCTTTCTCGATGGGTGGAAAGTACGATCAGAAGATTCCTAATGGTACCCCTGCCCCAGGGGACTACAGTCCCGAAAAGGTTAGACTAGATCACACACCTGCTTATAGCTTTGGTAGTAAGAACGATCCGAAGGTGGAAAACAATACCCCCGCTCCAGGAGACTATCATCCTGAGAAGGTAAGGCAGGACCACAATCCCGCCTTCACCTTTGCTGGTCGGTATGATCTTCAAAAACCAAGTGAAACTCCTGCCCCCGGAGCCTATTCCCCCGAGAAGGTTCGGCAGGATCACAATCCTGCCTTTTCAATGGCTGGCAAACATATCGATAAGATAACAAATGGTACACCAGCTCCTGGTGACTACTATCCTGAAAAAGTTAGATTAGACCACACACCTGCCTACACTTTTGGTGGCAAAAACGATCCTAAAATAGAGAACAATACACCAGCTCCAGGTGATTATCATCCCGAGAAAGTTAGGCAAGATCACAATCCCGCCTTCACCTTTGCTGGTCGGTATGATCTTCAAAATCCTAGTGATACTCCTGCCCCTGGTGCCTATTCCCCCGAGAAAGTTCGTCAAGATCACAATCCTGCCTTTACAATGGCTGGCAAACATATCGATAAGATAACAAATGGTACACCAGCACCTGGTGACTACAGCCCAGAAAAAGTTCGATTAGATCACACACCTGCCTACACTTTTGGTGGCAAAAACGACCCCAAAATAGAAAACCATACCCCAGCTCCTGGTGACTATCATCCCGAGAAAGTTAGGCAAGATCACAATCCCGCCTTCACCTTTGCTGGTCGGTATGATCTTCAAAAACCCAGTGATACTCCTGCCCCTGGTGCCTATTCCCCCGAGAAGGTTCGTCAAGATCACAATCCTGCCTTTACAATGGGTGGCAAACATATCGATAAGATAACCAATGGTACACCAGCTCCTGGTGACTACTATCCTGAAAAAGTTAGATTAGACCACACACCTGCCTACACTTTTGGTGGCAAAAACGATCCCAAAATTGAAAACCATACTCCAGCTCCTGGTGACTATCATCCTGAGAAAGTTAGGCAAGATCACACTCCAGCCTTTACTTTCGCTGGCCGTCATGATCTTCACAAACCCAGCGAAACTCCCGCTCCAGGGGCCTACTACCCTGAAAAAACTAGACAGGATCATAATCCCGCCTTCTCAATGGCTGGCAAACACATCGAAAAGCTTACAAATGGCACTCCAGCTCCAGGAGATTACTGCCCAGAGAAGGTTCGCCTCGATCATACTCCAGCTTACAGCTTTGGTAGTAAGAACGATCCGAAGGTGGAGAACAATACCCCAGCTCCTGGGGACTATCATCCAGAAAAGGTTAGACAAGATCACAACCCCGCCTTCTCCGTCGCCGGACGTCATGATCTCCATAAACCAAGTGATACCCCCGCCCCTGGTGCCTATTCCCCCGAGAAAGTTCGCCAAGATCATAACCCAGCCTTTTCAATGGCTGGAAAACATATTGAAAAGCTTACAAATGGAACACCAGCTCCTGGTGACTACTATCCTGAAAAGGTTAGATTAGACCACACACCTGCCTACACTTTTGGTGGAAAAAACGATCCCAAAATTGAAAACCATACCCCAGCTCCAGGTGATTATCATCCTGAGAAAGTTAGGCAAGATCACATTCCAGCCTTTACTTTCGCTGGCCGTCATGATCTTCAAAAACCAAGTGATACCCCCGCCCCTGGTGCCTATTCACCCGAGAAAGTTCGCCAAGATCATAACCCAGCCTTTTCTATGGCTGGAAAACATATTGAAAAGCTTACAAATGGAACACCAGCTCCTGGTGACTACTATCCTGAAAAAGTAAGATTAGATCACACACCTGCCTACACTTTTGGTGGCAAAAACGATCCTAAAATAGAGAACAATACACCAGCTCCAGGTGATTATCATCCCGAGAAAGTTAGGCAAGATCACATTCCAGCCTTTTCTTTCGCTGGCCGTCATGATCTTCACAAACCCAGCGAAACTCCCGCTCCTGGAGCATATTCTCCGGAAAAAGTCCGACAAGATCATAACCCTGCATTCTCGATGGCTGGCAAACATGATCCTAAGATCTCTAATGATACTCCTGCCCCTGGTGACTATAGTCCCGAAAAGTGTCGTCTAGATCATACACCCTCCTATACGTTTGCTGGGAAAAATGATCCCAAAATAGAAAACCATACCCCAGCTCCTGGTGACTATCATCCTGAGAAAGTTAGGCAAGATCACAATCCAGCCTTTACTTTCGCTGGCCGTCATGATCTTCACAAACCCAGTGACACTCCCGCTCCAGGGGCCTACTATCCCGAAAAAACTAGACAGGATCATAATCCCGCCTTCTCAATGACTAGCAGACACATCGAAAAGCTTACAAATGGCACTCCAGCTCCTGGAGATTACTGCCCAGAGAAGGTTCGCTTAGATCATACTCCAGCTTATACCTTTGGTAGTAAGAACGATCCGAAGGTGGAAAACAATACCCCAGCTCCTGGGGACTATCATCCAGAGAAGGTTAGACAAGATCACAACCCCGCCTTTTCCTTCGCCGGACGTCATGATCTCTATAAGCCCTGTGAGACTCCCGCTCCGGGAGACTACTCTCCGGAGAAGGTTCGACAAGATCACAATCCAGCCTTTACAATGGCGGGAAAGCATGATCCTAGGGTCACCAATGACACGCCGGCACCTGGGGACTACAGCCCCGAGAAGGTGCGACTGGACCGAGCACCTGCATTCAGCTTTGGCGGCAAACATGACCCCAAAACGGAGCACCATCATCCTGCGCCATGCGACTACGCCCCCGAGAGAGTTCGCCACGACCATACACCCGCCTACACAATTGCAGGTCGTCCCGCCGCCGAGCACGTGAGCCAGACCCCGGCTCCCTGTGACTACCATCCGGAGCAGTGCCAGGTGGACAGCACGCCGGCGTTCACCTTTGGCATGCGACTGGGAAGGGAACGCATCTCGGACACGCCAG CACCCTCTGCTTATGAGCCGGAGAAGCACTCACTGCACTCCACACCCGCCTACAGCTTTGGCACCAAGTCGGACATCCGCGTGACCACCGATGCCCCAG CCCCCGGTCACTATCATCCCGAGCAGTGCAAGCTGGATAGCTCGCCAGCCTATAGTTTTGGCCTAAAGACAGTGCCAACTGCTTCGCTTCCAG AACCCAGGGGCGTCTACATCGAAGATCGCATTGTCCAAAGACGCGAACGCCGCCTGGCCAGTCCCG TACGCAACAATGCGGAATGCACCACCACAACCACCAACAATGCTGGTGGCAACAGCACCACAACTaccaccacaaccaccaccactAGAACCTTTGTCAATGGAGTGGAGCAGCCGGAGTTGTTGGAAAAACAGACCACCAAGCAGGTGAATGGCACCCACAAAGAGCTTAAGTCCGCACCACCGGCACCACTGAGCAATGGCCATGTGAAGCACTCGAAGATCGAGGCCTACACGATGCAGCAGGTGGCCCACGGGCAGCAGGAGAGTGGTGACCTGAAAGTGGTGACCAGTGGTAAGTCGGATGCCAGTGCCACCAAGGCGGCGGCCGAGAGCCACCAGAGGGTGGTGCGTACAGATGGGGCCATCGTGACCAGCGGCCAATCCTCGAGGATGCAGACGGTCAAGTACGCTGTGGAGGCCAGCAGCGTGCAGGAGAAGATTATCAG CTCCTAA